The genomic region TCTCACGGGAAGTCAGATGTCCCCACCCTTTATATTGCCCATAGGAATGATCACTCACTTCACCCAGTTCAGATCCAAATTCTGTATCCGCACCAGCCAAACCTCTGCCACCATAACCTACATTGAGACCAAACTCTGCAGCAATCTCATACTTCATCTGATCCAGCATTTGACGACTTTCCGGTACCACTTTGCGATTGCTTCTAGCCATGGTTCCTGCACCTCCGTTAATTGGTTGTCAACAGTTATAGAGTGAGCAGGAACAAGGCTGGCTAGCCGTATTAATGATTGTTAGAACTGGGTAATCTGAGCAAATGAAAAGCATAACGAATGAATAATTCCTTTAACAGCTACAAATTCTATTTCAAAGTATATCCACCACGAACCATTACAGTTAGGCTATATTTGTTTCCTTCCAATACCGTGATCCCCCGTCCATCCCTTGGAAAAGAGAGCAGGTGATTGGTCGGCGCTGCCTGTCCATTGGTCAGATCAATCCCGTCCGTCAGATCAGCTACACCGTTCGTACCTTCACTGACGATCACAGCTTTACCGCTACGTACAATGAACTCCGCGCCAGACTTGCCGATCAGCTGTTGACCCGGCTTCACGGTGACAATCTCAACGGCATCAGTAGCGCCTGAGACCAGTGGAGGAAGTGATGTGTCTCCACCTGTGCTACCGGAGTTTCCGGTTCCGGTCGAGCCGTTATTGCTGCCTGATGAGTTGCCAGAACCCGTGCTAACGCCTCCACCCAATGCTTTTTGAATCTGTTGGTCAACATAACTCTTCGTTACAACCGGATCGTCTGCTGTTCCTGGCTGACTTGTACCTGCACCGATGGCCGTATTGCTATATACCGACCCAACCCACACGCCAACACCAATCGCGAGCGCAGCAAGGGATACTTTCATATAAGGTTTCATGTGAATCATTTTCCTCCTCTGGTAATCTATTAACTTTAACTATAGAGAAAAAATAGGGATGCCACAAGCAAAACCTCGTTTCCGTTGGGGTGGAAACGAGGTTTTGTGGACAAATCTTACGATTATTCGAATCTATGCATCTATCTCAAATCGACAGGTTCTTCCTTCGGTAGCTTGGTCAGGTCATATCCGTAGCTTTGTTCCGCAAGACGAAGACGTTGTCCCTGGAACTGATCATCTACGCTTAAGCGATACGAACCACCACGCAACTTCTCGAAGAAGCTGTCTTCTACGCTCCAGCTCAGTGTCTGGTTGGTTCCCACTTTCAGATCGGTTCCCAAAGTCAGCTCTTTCTCATATGATTTACCTGCTTGATCCGTCAGAGTGAGGATTAACTTGTGCTCGTTCTCACCCATCTCAATCTCTTCATTACGGGATAAGCTGTAATTCATCTCAATCTGTACAGATGAGCTGCCTGCCAGATATGCTCTCACACTGTTGGCAGTCCAAGAATAAGGATAGAGATCAATATTAGTTAACGAACCTTGAACACTAATGGAGGTTGGCGGTACTTCGAATGCCAGAGCATTCACATAAGCAGTCGCTTCCCCTTCACCGGTTACAAACTTGCTGTCTGCAATACCTTCACCCACAATCAGACGCAGGTCTGAGAAAGTAACGGACTTCGGAATCTTAGCCCAGAACGTAACAATCGACTTCTGTCCTGGACCAGGCAGACGCTCTGCTTGCTTCGCAGTTGCTCTGTAATACTGGCCATCCGATGTTTTGAAGTAACCTACCAGTTTACCGTGGCCACTTTGACGCAGTGATTTGTTCGTCATTTCGAATTCTGTATACACGATGTCCGATGACGTTCCCGGATAACGAATCGTTCTCCGCACACCCATTTCGGTCTCTTTATCAGCAGTACCCGATGTGTATGTCTTGCCGCTTCCAACATAAGATACCGGTGGAATTAATCCAGACGTATTTAACGTAATCCACTCATTCGTCTCTTCTTCACTAACTTTCTCGTTCAGACTAAGTTCCAGACGAGATATACGTAATTCAGAAGGAATCTTGGTCAACAAGTAAGCCTCGGTTGTCATGCCCGCTCCAAGTAGCTTGCCACTTTGTGTGTAGATTAGCTTCTTGTCTCCCTCAATCTCAGCAGAATCAATCATAAACATCGCTTCAAGCTCAGGAAGTTGAACTGTTTTGTTACCTGCATTACGAATGGTCACTTTGGCAGCAACAATATCACTGTCCAGCCAAGGCAAACGCTGTAACGATCCAAAAGACACACCAAATGTACCTTTGTTATTTTTAATGACCGTTTCGGTCGTCAATCCATCTCCGCTGGATATCGACTCAGGGATTGCATAGACACCTACAGGATAGGAGAAAACAAATCCATTGGTTGGAGAAGAAGCTGTTGTTGACTCTGTACTTTCATTTTTATCCACCGGACTCATTACATAGAGCTTGATTTTTTTTGTATCCCCATCACCCTGAAGGGTTGCACTCAGCTTAATCGTCTTGATATCACCCGGGTTCAACTTCAATGTATCCAAAGCTTTGGTTTCGATCGGATTAACTGTTCCGTCTGTATTTCGTACCTCGAAGGTATATGTCGGCACCTTAATGACTTTCTTGCCTTCATTCTTGAATTTCATTTGAAGGTTAAGACTGTACTCACCATCATCCATTCGGACTTTGGCAGATTCAAGCAATGTGGACAGTCGTTGTCCTTCAACAGAAATGATATTGGGCTGATTGGCAGCAACCTCTACATTCGTCTTGCTAGCCTCTGGCAATTGCAGTGCAGCAACAGGCAGAACACTCTTCTCTTCACCCTGCTCTTCTACCAGCAACAACTCAGACTTTTGCAGCTTCACTGACGTAGGAAGAGATGCCATCAGACTGAGAGCCTTATTAGCTTGGGCTTGAATACTGACACTCGTGCTGTCTTTATCCGGGGTTAGCGGATAATTCGTACCACTTGGCGTACGTAAGATCCATTTGATATTCGGATTTTCAAGCAATTTATAACTAATATTGTTTAAATTCACGCCAATTTTCACATACTGTTTCTTATCTTCACCTGGAAACACTTTAATACCTGATACTTTCACCTTCACCGCAGAGTCGCTCAGACGAACCGTCTTTGGTTTTCCTACAGGTGTAGTAATGCTATAGGATGCGGGCACATTAAACTTACCCAGCGTACGTTCATAGTTAGCTTGACTGAAATCCCACTTCACGATGAGAAAGTTCAGATCACTGAGTTTCACCTCGCGACCCACCTTCATAACATAGGTCAACTCAACGGTTGATCCAGGCGCGACCGTTTTCTTTTCCTGATCTTTGGCGATCAGTTTAGGCGAGAACGATGTTCCACCCTTGGTTTTCACTTTGCTCCAGTAATCGAGCATCATCATTGGGGTGCTGTCATTGTTCTTGTAAGACAATGTATACGTAACCACATTACCATCGTCTTGAGCCAAAATATTTACATCTGTTAATCTTACGGAACTTCGTGCTGTCACTTTAACAGCTGACAGGTTACCAAGGGTATGTACAACCTTCTGCGTTGTTGTTGTCGTTTTCTTCGATGTACTGCTATTTGAACTGGTGGCAGCCGTTTTATTGGTTGTGCTCGATGCCATGGCGATGCCAGCTGTTGAACTGATCAACATCGCACTTGCGAGCAAGCTCACAAACATTTTCTTTTGATCCACTTCCAAACCTCCCATAAGTTGCTTGTTGCTTTATAGTATAAACGTTTGGGAAGGGGAGAAAGTTACGATGTTGTTGTGTTTTCTTGATAATAAAAAACCTCTCCCTTAAGGGAGAGGTTTTAAACTGGATATTGAACTTAGTAAGTCAAGGATCCAGCAACTGCCACTGGTACATTAACTGATTTTGTGAAAGATTTTGCTGCATTATCTTTCAAATCAGTAACTACGCCAGCTTCAGTATTTACATCTTTCAAGAATACTTCAACCAATTGTTTGTCAGTAATGGAGTTATTATCAACACCATTGAAGTAAACAACAAGGTTTTTACCATCTGGTTCTGCACCAACTACAGTAACTGCTTTACCTTCAACACGTACTGTAAAGAGGTTAGGAGTGTTTGTAACTTTGAGTGTTTCATTGAACTCTACTGTAGCAGAGAATACATTTTGTGGTGCATCAGGGCCAGTACCAAAAGTATCTTTCGCCACAACAACAGCAGTATCAGTTACTGTTGGAGCAATTTTGTCAACCAAAGTAACTGCCGCGCTGCTCAGTGGAGCACCAAAAGCATTTTGAGATTTTGGAGTTGAGCTGATTACAAACGCGCTTCCAGCCAGATCAGGAGCAAATTTGCTATCGCTATTCAGTGTGAATGTTGCGACAGTTTTACCATCAGTAGTAGTAGTATCTACAGACTTAGGTGCAACACCATTGATTGTGAAATCATTAATATCAACGTTAGACAAAGTGCTTTGGAAAGTAACTTTAACAGTATCTGTAGCTGTTGCTTCAGCTTTTTCTACACCGATTGTTACAGCACTTTTAGCCTTAACTGCTGTGTATACAAGATAGTCAGAACCAGCATAGTTACCATTTGTGTCAGCTACAGTAGCAATACGCAGACCCAAATCAGTACCAGCTGCCAGCAATGATGTCTCAGAACGTGGCAATGTGATTCTCACTGTTTCAGCATTAACCAGTTCAACTTTGGAATCAGACGGAATTGGTCTGAAAGTACCACCGTTTGTAACGGCATCAAAGTTAGTAGCATAGTTATACTTATTAACTTGAGTTACATCTCCAGCACCACTGATAGCCATAGCTTTGCTGAATTGTACATAAATTACGGAATCATATTTATTTCCAGCAGTAGTTTCTTCTACCCATGTAGTGGAAACTACTGGTCGAATTGTGTTAGATACATCTACAGTTGTGGTGTATGGAAGCATAGTGTTGGCAATAGAAGCTGTATCACGAACACCCGCTACTTCAACAGTATATTTACCTGCATCCAGTTTACCAAGCAAAGTGAAGGATGCCTTTTTAGTAGTTGGGTCATAGCTGATGGAAACAGCTGGGTGACCGTTAGAATCTAGACCTTTACCTGCAACTACTTTACCTGCAGAATCTTTAACAGTGTAGTTCTTAGGTTCCCGTGCGTCAGCAGACTCTACATTTTTGCTGTATTCAAACGTGAATTTGTGAGCAGAATCATTGTTCACCAATTCAGTTTTCACACCTACAACTGCTGGTCTTTGAGTGTCCAATACTGGAGTCACTTTTACTTCGCGATTAGCAGAGTTATTGCTGTAGTCTGTTACGTTTTGCAGATATACTGTATTCTCAGAGAGACTCAACTTTTGATTGAATACCAATTTCACAGTGTCATCATTAATAGTTACAGAACTAGCAGTGTAACCAGATGTAGTGTGATATACAGTACCTACAGATTTAATTGTTTCGTTGAATTTAATCTCAACTTCAGTCAAATCAGTAGTTTTAACAGAAACCACTTCTGGTGCAGTAGTGTCTTCAGCTACTGTAAATTCTTGCTCAGCAGAAGAAATCTTGAACCCTGCGAAATCTTCTACATTGCTTACAGTCAACTTGTGGTTACCAACTGGAAGATCAGTAGTGATGATTGCAGTATTAGGGTAAGAGTATTTCACAGATCCAGAAACAGCATTTCCGTTGATACGGAAGTTGGAAGTAGTATTAACTGTAGATTGTTTAACAGGCTCAGAGAATACAACTTTAAAAGCTTTAGTTCCCAGTCCAGTTACGGATTGTACTGTAGGAACAGTTGTATCAATCGGTGTGAATTTAACTTTTTCTTCCAAAGTTTTGGATTCGTTAGCATTTTTCACATTCACAGCAATTGTATATTCTTTTTGTCTATCCAATGTATCTGCATCAGCTTGTTTCAACAACAAAGTTGCAACTTTCTTGTCAGCAGAAAGACTAGCAGATTCAAATTCAAAACCATCGATTGTGTAGTTTTTTACATTTGTAGCAGAAGCTTCTTGAACTTCACCATCAAATGCTACAGTGATTTGTTTGTAGTTGTTAGCAGATACGCTTTGAACTTTAGTCGCTGCAGTTACTACATAAGTAACTTTCTCAGTGAACTCTTTATCTTTGTAAGTGAATTTCACTTCAGTTTCTTTGTTAGCTTCAAGAGCTTTATCCAAAGTTACTTTTACAGTTTCGCCGTCGCTGATTTTGAATTCAACTACTTTACCAGCTTCAGTTACTGTGTAAGATTCTACTTTCAAGCTTTGAGCTTGATCGATAGAGTAAGCTGCACCTACCAACAATTCGCGGGAAGCATTACCAGAGAAGTTAGCGTTAGCGTCGATCAGACCTGCGTTGATCGCTGCTTGAACATAACCTTTAGCCCATGCTGCTGCATTGTTGTTAGTTTCAGTTGGGATTTCAAGATCAAGTGCACGAGTCAAGATTGTAGCCATTTCAGCTACTGTCACTTTACCATTGAAGTCAAAGATTTTTTTCTCTACGTTTTTACCTTCCATAATACCCGCAGCAGTTACTGCTTCGATGTAAGGTACAGCCCAGTTTTTAGCTGTGTAGTTTTTGTCAGTGTAAGAAAGAGTTCCAGTGATCTCTTTCAGACCGAGCAATTTAGTGATAACTTTTGCGAACTCAGCG from Paenibacillus sp. FSL R5-0341 harbors:
- a CDS encoding alpha/beta-type small acid-soluble spore protein; the protein is MARSNRKVVPESRQMLDQMKYEIAAEFGLNVGYGGRGLAGADTEFGSELGEVSDHSYGQYKGWGHLTSRENGSVGGEITKRLIRQAEQHL
- a CDS encoding S-layer homology domain-containing protein, which translates into the protein MNAQGGDKKVMKKILSVALSTAMAFSMFASVAFGDTAVTPQQQFDALKAKGIFTGYPDGSAGLDKEMTRAEFAKVITKLLGLKEITGTLSYTDKNYTAKNWAVPYIEAVTAAGIMEGKNVEKKIFDFNGKVTVAEMATILTRALDLEIPTETNNNAAAWAKGYVQAAINAGLIDANANFSGNASRELLVGAAYSIDQAQSLKVESYTVTEAGKVVEFKISDGETVKVTLDKALEANKETEVKFTYKDKEFTEKVTYVVTAATKVQSVSANNYKQITVAFDGEVQEASATNVKNYTIDGFEFESASLSADKKVATLLLKQADADTLDRQKEYTIAVNVKNANESKTLEEKVKFTPIDTTVPTVQSVTGLGTKAFKVVFSEPVKQSTVNTTSNFRINGNAVSGSVKYSYPNTAIITTDLPVGNHKLTVSNVEDFAGFKISSAEQEFTVAEDTTAPEVVSVKTTDLTEVEIKFNETIKSVGTVYHTTSGYTASSVTINDDTVKLVFNQKLSLSENTVYLQNVTDYSNNSANREVKVTPVLDTQRPAVVGVKTELVNNDSAHKFTFEYSKNVESADAREPKNYTVKDSAGKVVAGKGLDSNGHPAVSISYDPTTKKASFTLLGKLDAGKYTVEVAGVRDTASIANTMLPYTTTVDVSNTIRPVVSTTWVEETTAGNKYDSVIYVQFSKAMAISGAGDVTQVNKYNYATNFDAVTNGGTFRPIPSDSKVELVNAETVRITLPRSETSLLAAGTDLGLRIATVADTNGNYAGSDYLVYTAVKAKSAVTIGVEKAEATATDTVKVTFQSTLSNVDINDFTINGVAPKSVDTTTTDGKTVATFTLNSDSKFAPDLAGSAFVISSTPKSQNAFGAPLSSAAVTLVDKIAPTVTDTAVVVAKDTFGTGPDAPQNVFSATVEFNETLKVTNTPNLFTVRVEGKAVTVVGAEPDGKNLVVYFNGVDNNSITDKQLVEVFLKDVNTEAGVVTDLKDNAAKSFTKSVNVPVAVAGSLTY